Proteins found in one Saccharomyces mikatae IFO 1815 strain IFO1815 genome assembly, chromosome: 5 genomic segment:
- the GCG1 gene encoding gamma-glutamylcyclotransferase (similar to Saccharomyces cerevisiae YER163C; ancestral locus Anc_8.226), with translation MTNDNSGIWVLGYGSLIYKPPPHYTHRIPAVIHGFVRRFWQSSTDHRGTPENPGRVATLIPYEEILSQTGFLKNVNLYSQSAPIQGPDDLITIGIVYYIPGEHAEKVRGYLDIREQNGYTLHQVEVHLETNREHEAELGEALEKLPCHDKTGKRVLLTTVYIGTVDNEAFVGPETVDETAKVIASSHGPSGSNYEYLAKLQQALEQMALAKEQRVITDHYLTALLESVNKYYK, from the coding sequence ATGACTAATGACAATAGTGGCATCTGGGTCCTAGGCTATGGGTCACTCATTTACAAGCCTCCGCCTCACTACACGCATAGAATACCTGCAGTTATCCACGGTTTTGTTCGTCGGTTTTGGCAGAGTTCCACCGATCATAGGGGTACGCCTGAGAACCCTGGTAGGGTGGCTACGCTGATCCCGTATGAGGAAATTCTAAGTCAGACTGGctttttaaagaatgtGAATCTTTATAGTCAGAGCGCGCCCATTCAGGGCCCAGACGACTTAATTACCATAGGAATAGTGTACTATATTCCAGGAGAACACGCCGAAAAGGTCAGAGGGTATCTGGATATTAGGGAACAGAATGGGTATACTCTGCACCAGGTTGAAGTGCATCTGGAGACCAACCGGGAGCACGAGGCAGAATTGGGTGAAGCACTAGAAAAATTGCCCTGCCATGATAAAACGGGTAAACGAGTTTTACTCACCACTGTGTATATTGGCACTGTTGACAACGAGGCCTTTGTTGGACCAGAGACCGTGGATGAAACTGCGAAAGTCATCGCTTCGTCGCATGGACCCAGTGGTTCTAACTATGAATACCTTGCCAAACTGCAGCAAGCGCTAGAGCAAATGGCCTTGgcaaaagaacaaaggGTAATTACCGACCATTATCTTACTGCTCTACTTGAGAGTGTCAATAAGTACTATAAATAA
- the COG3 gene encoding Golgi transport complex subunit COG3 (similar to Saccharomyces cerevisiae COG3 (YER157W); ancestral locus Anc_8.210) — MVRSRRNSLVRDIASHPITSDAPTIVGLLDDSYLFDKLKKLSLAVESSDSLKSGDGSESGSGIYESEATSAVNMNKTDKYSYYNSYLDQLNAKICEYKVVLDQTRQVNDQLNDSIEKFKEISQETGAFIDETKTIYTEQSRLSKLTESIPRTLHYFEVLDPIMRRLNHASSPSIVKKGSFSTMLATIDESLQFLDDNGELKDAAAYRIKFKQCLIRACELISHFLHNLLKQTNQEILDKTKNKNLLVGLPSSTRDAFLYSKFSTISDTFKTQVSEIVKRSNDKAYYKYHDELNSILYECFNQYFQTRLKLLTPVIWSHIDEISVKDKDQDLVKFIQDGKTYFQQLCANEYKLFIEFFPEKECRFKINQWFLQLCEPLYDSIRIKVLKETDISTLCDSVTLFAPYYEFEEGSEEYLKQFTDIQYDKLFEPIVQKLQARLILRVQIYVQQNILSYKPTKDVFMISNRRGRPKTSTNGDNKNTVATRNGSDSLLESYLASFKNRDMLSTYSNDTNDTYTNLENSSYKFSQLQTYYPPLLKTLALLSKIYEMINSVVFDDLAHHIVHDCIISLRNAYDMVMKTSAGKSDINNLDVSLAYLKNLLMLRDSIQNFNIQYTVNETYLDFSGVEWFFKSLKENGRNVLKKTKSSSILTLARELVPKVVNNMVDARTELISELRNVIKDFTENTSLELIDNTLDIKNDEDLLAKNLKLRGNIKARLPRIYEQILNYIDDQEIVINLLDAVQELITQSYAKYYEAITELAENEKLARNKVADIMYLDVFTDFFAKEVADLLRNGRIDIETK; from the coding sequence ATGGTTagaagtagaagaaattCTTTGGTCCGGGATATTGCGTCACATCCGATCACATCAGACGCTCCGACCATTGTGGGCTTACTAGACGATTCGTATCTATTTGATAAGCTTAAGAAACTATCCTTAGCTGTGGAGAGTTCTGATAGTTTGAAGAGTGGTGATGGTTCAGAAAGCGGTTCTGGTATTTATGAGTCTGAGGCCACATCTGCTGTGAATATGAATAAGACGGACAAGTACTCGTATTATAACAGCTATTTGGACCAGTTAAACGCTAAGATATGCGAATATAAGGTCGTTCTCGATCAAACACGCCAAGTCAATGATCAATTGAATGATTCCATCGAAAAATTCAAGGAAATCTCGCAGGAGACGGGGGCTTTCATTGATGAAACGAAGACAATCTACACAGAGCAGTCTCGGCTAAGCAAACTTACTGAATCGATTCCCAGGACCCTACATTATTTTGAAGTACTGGATCCTATCATGCGCCGATTGAATCATGCTAGTTCTCCTTCTATTGTCAAGAAAGGTTCTTTCTCAACGATGTTGGCGACTATCGATGAATCTTTGCAATTCCTAGATGACAATGGCGAGCTTAAAGATGCCGCGGCGTATAGAATCAAGTTCAAGCAATGCTTGATCAGAGCCTGTGAACTGATATCCCATTTTTTGCATAACCTGTTGAAACAAACAAATCAGGAAATTTTGGAtaaaaccaaaaataaGAACTTGTTAGTGGGATTACCATCAAGTACAAGAGACGCTTTCTTGTATAGTAAATTCTCTACTATAAGTGATACTTTCAAAACGCAGGTGTCGGAAATTGTCAAGAGAAGCAACGATAAGGCTTATTATAAATACCACGATGAATTGAATTCCATTCTATATGAGTGTTTCAATCAGTATTTTCAAACACGTTTGAAATTATTAACCCCGGTCATTTGGTCACATATTGACGAAATTAGTGTTAAAGATAAGGACCAAGATCTGGTTAAATTTATTCAAGATGGTAAAACTTACTTTCAGCAGTTATGTGCGAATGAGTATAAGctttttattgaatttttccctgaaaaagaatgtcGTTTCAAGATTAACCAGTGGTTCTTACAACTATGTGAACCACTTTATGACTCTATAAGAATTAAAGTTCTGAAAGAGACAGATATTTCCACTTTGTGTGACTCAGTAACTTTGTTTGCACCATACtatgaatttgaagaaggtTCTGAAGAATACTTGAAGCAATTTACTGATATTCAGTACGATAAATTGTTCGAACCTATTGTCCAAAAGCTGCAAGCTAGATTGATCTTACGAGTTCAAATTTAtgttcaacaaaatattctaaGCTATAAGCCAACAAAAGATGTCTTCATGATATCAAATAGAAGAGGAAGACCGAAGACCAGCACGAACGgtgataataaaaatactgTTGCTACTAGAAACGGTTCGGATTCCTTGTTAGAATCGTATTTAGcatcattcaaaaatagAGACATGTTGTCCACTTACTCCAATGATACAAATGATACATATACTAATTTAGAAAATTCTTCTTATAAATTTTCTCAATTGCAGACGTATTATCCGCCCTTGTTAAAGACCTTAGCTTTGTTATCCAAAATATATGAAATGATTAATTCCGTGGTATTTGATGATTTGGCCCACCATATTGTCCATGATTGTATCATATCCTTGAGAAATGCTTATGACATGGTAATGAAAACATCAGCGGGTAAATCCGATATTAACAACTTGGATGTTTCATTGGCGTACTTGAAAAACCTATTGATGTTACGAGACTCCATACAGAACTTCAATATTCAATATACAGTTAATGAAACTTATTTGGATTTTTCTGGTGTTGAAtggttcttcaaatcactcaaagaaaatggtagAAACgtcttgaagaaaacaaaatcatcttcaatattGACATTGGCAAGAGAACTGGTTCCCAAAGTGGTAAACAATATGGTAGATGCACGTACCGAACTAATATCTGAGTTAAGAAACGTCATTAAGGATTTTACTGAGAATACTTCTTTGGAACTTATTGATAATACTTTAGATATTAAGAATGATGAGGACTTATTGGCCAAAAACTTAAAACTAAGAGGAAATATAAAGGCCAGATTACCGAGAATATATGAACAGATACTGAACTATATCGACGATCAAGAAATTGTTATCAACCTGTTGGATGCGGTGCAGGAGTTAATTACGCAATCCTATGCAAAATATTACGAAGCTATAACTGAATTGGCAGAAAACGAAAAGTTGGCTAGAAACAAAGTTGCTGATATTATGTATTTGGACGTCTTCACAGACTTTTTTGCCAAAGAAGTTGCAGATCTTTTAAGAAATGGTAGAATAGatattgaaacaaaatag
- the BUR6 gene encoding negative cofactor 2 transcription regulator complex subunit BUR6 (similar to Saccharomyces cerevisiae BUR6 (YER159C); ancestral locus Anc_8.219), whose amino-acid sequence MTDQVPLTTQLPPIKPEHEVSLNSGGSAVPSINSNLNDNGQLRDVFDRIKTHFPPAKVKKIMQTDEDIGKVSQATPVIAGRSLEFFIALLVKKSGETARGQGTKRITAEILKKTILNDEKFDFLREGVCAEESHTQEEEESA is encoded by the coding sequence ATGACAGACCAAGTACCATTAACGACGCAACTGCCACCAATAAAACCAGAACATGAGGTATCACTTAATAGTGGGGGTAGTGCAGTACCTAGCATAAACAGCAACTTGAATGACAACGGCCAGCTAAGAGACGTCTTCGACAGAATAAAGACACATTTCCCACCGGCCAaggtaaagaaaataatgcaGACTGacgaggatataggaaaAGTTTCACAGGCCACGCCAGTAATAGCGGGTAGGTCATTGGAGTTTTTTATAGCATTattagtgaaaaaaagcgGGGAAACTGCAAGAGGACAAGGAACCAAGAGAATAACCGCCGAGatactgaaaaaaactatACTAAACGAcgaaaaatttgatttcttaAGGGAAGGTGTATGTGCAGAAGAAAGTCATACTCaagaggaggaagagaGTGCTTAA
- the RAD4 gene encoding Rad4p (similar to Saccharomyces cerevisiae RAD4 (YER162C); ancestral locus Anc_8.225) → MDKDLPKEYFELIRKVLKEKETENTPLSGRRRLRRKNKPLPDAKKFKSGLNELPGESVVSVNLDSSDDGIITVLSDDSVEEIQSSEEDYNSDDFEDVTGDSEVAGVKDISVEIKPSSRNVNGARKVCRNMCSNDERKRRKYLHMLFLVCLMVHGSIRNEWINSKRISRKLSNLVPEKVFELLHPQRDEELPLRSTRKLLDGLKKCMELWQKHWKITKKYDGLGMYMRTWKEIEIGSKDQRKFKTLTRSNFLKAISRGYGDSEVSLQGFVAMLRACNVNARLVMSCQPPDFTNMKIDTSLNCNTAYTDMVKYPIFWCEVWDKFSKKWITVDPVNLKTIEQVRMHSKLAPKGVACSERNMLRYVIAYDRKYGCRDVTRRYAQWMNSKVRKRRITKDKFGEKWFKKVMNALHRRKRTKIDDYEDQYFFQRDESEGIPDSVQDLKNHPYYVLEQDIKPTQIIKPGCKECGYLKVHGKVGKVLKVYAKSDIMDLRSARQWYMDGRILKTGSRCKKVIKKHVGKLRGEVEKEDERLYSREDTELYTPPLAGTNGEITKNAFGNIEVFVPTMIPGNCCLIESSVAIKATRFLGVEFAPAVTSFKFERGSTVKPVISGVVVAKWLREAIEVTIDGIEFIQEDDNRKEHLLYALENWNNLLLKLRIRSKLNNTYGKIVEEEPNISKEQDVEKNDGDNHVFLGGGFLPNTNNQEVQSYDESPEVEDSLDYVPINEEKESATDEEFEENYSDFMKELEMSEETD, encoded by the coding sequence ATGGATAAAGATCTGCCGAAGgaatattttgaacttATTAGGAAAGTTcttaaagagaaagagacGGAAAACACGCCTTTGAGTGGTAGAAGGAGACttagaagaaagaataagcCCCTACCAGATGCCAAGAAGTTCAAAAGTGGGTTGAACGAATTGCCAGGGGAAAGCGTTGTTAGTGTGAACTTAGATTCTTCAGATGATGGTATCATTACAGTGCTGTCGGATGACAGTGTAGAGGAAATCCAATCATCTGAAGAAGATTATAATTCCGATGATTTTGAGGATGTCACAGGCGACAGTGAAGTAGCAGGCGTAAAAGATATATCTGTTGAAATTAAACCTTCTAGTAGGAATGTTAATGGCGCTAGAAAAGTGTGCCGCAACATGTGTTCCAACGATGAACGCAAAAGGAGAAAATATCTCCATATGTTGTTTCTAGTTTGTCTAATGGTTCATGGATCCATACGGAATGAATGGATTAACAGTAAGCGCATATCTAGAAAACTGAGTAACTTGGTTCCTGAAAAAGTATTCGAGTTGTTGCATCCTCAGAGGGATGAGGAGCTTCCACTCAGAAGTACGAGAAAACTATTAGATGGGTTAAAGAAATGTATGGAACTGTGGCAAAAGCACTGGAAAATtaccaaaaaatatgatggCTTGGGGATGTATATGAGGACTTGGAAAGAGATTGAAATAGGTTCCAAGgaccaaagaaaattcaagacGTTGACAAGATCTAACTTTTTAAAGGCCATCAGTAGAGGTTACGGAGATTCTGAAGTTTCGCTGCAGGGTTTTGTTGCTATGCTCCGAGCCTGTAATGTGAATGCTCGACTTGTTATGTCATGCCAGCCTCCAGATTTTACCAATATGAAGATTGACACTTCACTAAATTGTAATACTGCATACACAGATATGGTGAAGTACCCAATTTTTTGGTGTGAAGTGTGGGATAAGTTTTCTAAGAAATGGATAACTGTTGATCCAGTAAACCTCAAAACCATTGAACAGGTTAGAATGCATTCTAAGCTGGCACCAAAAGGAGTGGCATGCTCCGAAAGAAATATGCTAAGGTATGTGATTGCTTATGATCGAAAGTACGGCTGTAGAGACGTTACTAGAAGGTACGCCCAATGGATGAATTCTAAGgtaaggaaaagaagaatcacTAAAGATAAATTTGGTGAGAAATGGTTCAAAAAAGTTATGAATGCTCTTCATCGTAGGAAGAGAACTAAAATTGACGATTACGAGGATCagtattttttccaaagagATGAAAGTGAAGGCATACCAGATTCGGTACAGGATTTAAAAAATCATCCATATTACGTGTTAGAACAAGATATCAAACCGACTCAAATCATCAAGCCAGGATGTAAAGAGTGTGGATATTTGAAGGTGCATGGAAAAGTTGGAAAGGTTTTGAAAGTATACGCAAAAAGTGATATAATGGATTTGAGAAGTGCTAGACAGTGGTATATGGACGGTCgcattttgaaaactggCAGCAGGTGCAAAAAAGTGATCAAGAAACATGTTGGAAAGCTTAGAGGGGAGGTAGAAAAAGAGGATGAAAGGCTATATAGCCGGGAAGACACAGAACTATATACTCCACCATTAGCAGGCACAAATGGTGAAATCACCAAAAATGCATTTGGAAATATCGAGGTCTTTGTACCAACAATGATTCCTGGCAACTGTTGTTTGATTGAGAGCTCAGTGGCAATCAAAGCAACTAGGTTTTTAGGGGTGGAATTTGCACCTGCTGTAACGTCTTTCAAGTTTGAACGTGGCAGTACAGTCAAGCCAGTAATAAGCGGTGTTGTTGTTGCCAAGTGGCTTAGGGAAGCTATCGAAGTCACCATTGATGGAATAGAGTTTATTCAAGAGGATGATAATAGGAAAGAACACTTGCTTTATGCTTTGGAAAACTGGAATAACCTGCTGTTAAAACTACGTATTCGAAGCAAATTAAACAACACATATGGTAAAATTGTGGAGGAAGAACCCAACATATCTAAGGAACaagatgttgaaaaaaatgatggtGATAATCATGTTTTTTTGGGTGGTGGATTCCTTCCTAATACAAACAATCAAGAAGTGCAGTCATATGACGAATCTCCGGAAGTGGAAGATAGTTTGGACTATGTTCCTATCAATGAAGAGAAGGAAAGTGCTACAGATGAGGAATTTGAGGAGAATTATTCGGATTTTATGAAAGAACTAGAAATGTCAGAAGAAACAGActga
- the SPT2 gene encoding Spt2p (similar to Saccharomyces cerevisiae SPT2 (YER161C); ancestral locus Anc_8.224) — MSFLSKLSQIRKSTTASKAKVQDPLPRKNDEEYSLLPKNYIRDEDPAVKRLKELRRQELLKNGALAKKSGVKRKRNNLSGSEKIKAERNDDDEGGLGIRFKRSIGASHAPLKPVMRKKPEPIKKMSFEELMKQAENNEKQPSKVMSPEPVVKERPHFNKPGFKSSRRPQKKLSPSTPLRGTPSKDKGMKLSESPKPVRLNLPTNGLAQPNRRLKEKLDSKRQKSRYQDNYYEEDNDMDDFIEDDEDEGDHRRSKHNNGPGYDRDEIWAMFNRGKKRSEYDYDDFEDDDMEANEMEILEEEEIARKMAKLEDKREEAWLKKHEEEKKRRKKGIH; from the coding sequence ATgagttttctttccaaacttTCACAAATACGAAAATCAACGACTGCATCAAAAGCTAAAGTTCAAGATCCATTACCAAGAAAGAATGACGAAGAATATTCTTTGCTACCCAAAAACTATATAAGAGACGAAGACCCTGCAGTAAAGAGATTGAAGGAGCTAAGGCGGCAGGAGCTGTTAAAAAATGGTGCTCTGGCTAAAAAGAGTGGTGTAAAACGGAAGCGTAACAACTTGTCTGGATCTGAAAAGATAAAAGCGGAAAggaatgatgatgatgaaggtGGCCTTGGAATAAGGTTCAAAAGATCTATTGGAGCCAGTCATGCTCCACTAAAGCCAGTCATGAGAAAGAAGCCTGAACCTATCAAAAAGATGTCCTTTGAAGAGCTAATGAAACAAgctgaaaataatgaaaaacaaCCTTCAAAGGTTATGTCACCGGAACCCGTGGTTAAGGAGCGTCCACATTTCAACAAGCCTGGCTTTAAAAGTTCAAGAAGGCCACAAAAGAAGTTATCTCCTAGTACACCGTTGCGTGGAACACCTTCTAAAGATAAAGGCATGAAATTATCAGAATCACCCAAGCCCGTTAGACTCAACTTGCCCACGAATGGACTTGCTCAACCTAATAGGagattaaaagaaaaactggACTCTAAAAGACAGAAATCAAGGTATCAAGATAACTATTAcgaagaagataatgatatGGATGATTTTatagaagatgatgaggatgaggGCGATCATCGCAGATCAAAACATAACAATGGCCCTGGGTATGATCGCGACGAAATTTGGGCCATGTTCAATAGAGGCAAAAAACGCTCAGAGTACGATTACGATGActttgaagatgacgatATGGAAGCTAATGAAATGGAAAttctagaagaagaagaaattgccAGGAAAATGGCAAAATTAGAGGATAAACGGGAAGAGGCATGGTTAAAGAAgcatgaagaagaaaaaaagcgTCGTAAGAAAGGTATTCACTAA
- the SMKI05G2420 gene encoding uncharacterized protein (similar to Saccharomyces cerevisiae AFR1 (YDR085C) and YER158C; ancestral locus Anc_8.217), with translation MIQQSSASRRSLHGNDFRTLTPSRGDSLNIPRAVGARSASTIDLFYIPDATISRRHSTLVAARPDNNSNGALMHQYNKPNFASSSTSSLPSTKNRPSRYEKMYDNNNAPDYRTHSQYNSKSNSSRRHSLMTIPEKYSGSRYSLRSSPPTYSNPRVRKELTPFQLQRRQMKTAFQFPNGENFTPRSQIASFPPSSSTLPDSPSASSFPLTPAGSSPSPMDNSCIAPTSAKLSHEQTVATDSNNSTESESPKSIRSNSKKISHFFRKIWSSKSSGSTDSTEENNKTKQKRKNPDKFVSEPITSLEQPIEIQKTSSSIVNNQEFVSPLLRDSGIVQDLTALGNRNKIPVLPPPRSPNRPTLSDKRTTKLYYCNQDSLHEDIIAPAEKTTVFLKRLQGEWSTIYLNKLPITASVPSSLSTTTDAANSSFINSPTSSPVPSASSSSSLVSRGPIHSISSLGSSKSKNAVKSLRFANEIYVNDTWSSVDYCRCDNTFLNNFSKVKSQDIVNPSTFVGNNLSSTKNISNIEIKMEVNEFKRKEMRVHQDSARYTHYYL, from the coding sequence ATGATACAGCAGAGTTCTGCGTCGAGAAGAAGTTTACATGGCAATGATTTTCGCACACTGACGCCTTCAAGGGGagattctttgaatattccTAGGGCTGTGGGTGCTAGATCTGCCTCCACGATAGATCTGTTCTACATACCAGATGCCACCATCTCAAGAAGACACTCCACCCTAGTGGCTGCTAGGCCAGacaataatagtaatgGCGCGCTGATGCACCAATACAATAAGCCTAATTTTGCTTCCTCCTCGACTTCATCTCTACCATCGACCAAAAATCGTCCTTCTCGCtatgaaaaaatgtatgataataataatgccCCGGATTACAGAACCCACTCACAATATAACTCTAAGTCAAACTCGTCTAGGCGCCACTCCTTAATGACGATTCCGGAAAAATACTCAGGTAGTCGCTATAGTCTCCGATCATCCCCACCTACCTATTCAAATCCGCGTGTTAGAAAAGAACTTACACCTTTCCAGTTACAAAGGAGGCAGATGAAGACTGCCTTCCAATTCCCCAACGGTGAAAACTTCACACCAAGAAGCCAGATAGCAAGCTTCCCACCATCTTCTTCGACTCTTCCTGACTCCCCTTCTGCTTCATCGTTTCCTTTGACACCAGCTGGAAGCTCTCCTTCACCGATGGATAACTCTTGCATCGCTCCCACCAGTGCTAAACTGTCTCATGAGCAGACCGTTGCTACCGATTCCAATAACAGCACCGAATCTGAGTCTCCGAAATCAATCAGATCGAATTCTAAAAAGATATCTCATTTCTTCAGGAAAATCTGGTCGTCCAAATCTTCTGGTTCTACGGATTCcactgaagaaaataacaagaCAAAgcagaaaaggaaaaatcCAGATAAATTTGTATCGGAACCAATTACGTCTCTCGAACAGCCGATCGaaatacaaaaaacaaGTTCTTCTATTGTTAATAACCAAGAGTTTGTTTCACCGCTATTAAGGGACTCTGGTATAGTACAAGATTTGACTGCCCTTGGAAACAGAAATAAAATACCGGTTCTTCCTCCCCCTAGATCGCCCAATAGGCCCACTTTATCTGATAAACGAACCACAAAATTGTACTACTGTAACCAAGATTCGCTTCATGAAGATATTATTGCTCCAGCAGAAAAGACTACCGTTTTTCTGAAACGTTTACAGGGTGAGTGGTCTACCATCTATTTAAATAAATTACCCATAACCGCATCCGTGCCATCTTCTCTTTCCACTACTACTGACGCAGCCAACTCTTCCTTCATAAATTCTCCAACATCATCACCAGTTCCCTCCGCATCGTCCTCGTCATCTTTAGTTTCTCGTGGACCAATCCATTCCATCTCTTCTTTAGGATCATCAAAATCTAAAAATGCAGTCAAATCTTTACGTTTTGCTAATGAGATTTATGTGAACGATACGTGGTCCTCCGTGGATTATTGCAGATGTGACAACacttttttaaataatTTCTCTAAAGTAAAAAGTCAAGACATTGTCAATCCTTCCACTTTTGTCGGCAATAATCTTTCATCTACTAAAAACATATCTAATATTGAAATTAAAATGGAGGTGAATGAgttcaaaagaaaggaaatgCGCGTTCATCAAGATAGCGCTAGGTATACACATTACTACCTCTAG